A single window of Mycobacteriales bacterium DNA harbors:
- a CDS encoding NfeD family protein — protein sequence MPAWVAWVVVAAICGGAEVVTLGLVLGMIAIAAVAAALVAAAGVSVVWQIITFGVATPLLLTVVRPVARRHLHVPAETRTGVAALVGRQAVVLQQVDGHGGQVRLGGEVWSARSYDSSAVIPPGATVDVLSIEGATALVHPIDPIDLTTELSWPR from the coding sequence ATGCCGGCGTGGGTCGCCTGGGTCGTCGTTGCCGCCATCTGCGGCGGTGCCGAGGTGGTCACTCTCGGCCTCGTGCTCGGCATGATCGCGATCGCGGCGGTGGCCGCCGCGCTGGTCGCGGCGGCGGGGGTCTCGGTCGTCTGGCAGATCATCACCTTCGGCGTCGCGACGCCCCTGCTGCTCACCGTCGTACGCCCCGTCGCTCGCCGCCACCTGCACGTGCCCGCCGAGACCCGCACCGGCGTGGCCGCGCTGGTCGGCCGGCAGGCGGTCGTCCTGCAGCAGGTCGACGGGCACGGCGGCCAGGTGCGGCTGGGCGGCGAGGTGTGGTCGGCGCGGTCGTACGACAGCAGCGCGGTGATCCCACCCGGTGCCACCGTCGACGTGCTGTCCATCGAGGGCGCCACCGCACTGGTGCACCCCATCGACCCCATCGACCTCACGACGGAGCTGTCATGGCCGCGTTGA